The following coding sequences lie in one Palaemon carinicauda isolate YSFRI2023 chromosome 7, ASM3689809v2, whole genome shotgun sequence genomic window:
- the LOC137644633 gene encoding S-antigen protein-like — protein sequence MEGFEEEVKINWLYNLTEGSEEEVKINWLYNLTEGSEEEVKINCLYNLTEGFEEEVKINWLYNLTEGSEEEVKINWLYNLTEGFEEEVKINWLYNLTEGSEEEVKINCLYNLTEGFEEEVKINWLYNLTEGFEEEVKINWLYNLTEGSEEEVKINWLYNLTEGFEEEVKINWLYNLTEGSEEEVKINCLYNLTEGFEEEVKINWLYNLTEGSEEEVKINCLYNLTEGFEEEITISSSSSSSSSSSSS from the exons ATGGAAGGTTTCGAAGAAGAGGTAAAGATTAATTGGCTGTACAATCTAACGGAAGGTTCCGAAGAAGAGGTAAAGATTAATTGGCTGTACAATCTAACGGAAGGTTCCGAAGAAGAGGTAAAGATTAATTGCCTGTACAATCTAACGGAAGGTTTCGAAGAAGAGGTAAAGATTAATTGGCTGTACAATCTAACGGAAGGTTCCGAAGAAGAGGTAAAGATTAATTGGCTGTACAATCTAACGGAAGGTTTCGAAGAAGAGGTAAAGATTAATTGGCTGTACAATCTAACGGAAGGTTCCGAAGAAGAGGTAAAGATTAATTGCCTGTACAATCTAACGGAAGGTTTCGAAGAAGAG GTAAAGATTAATTGGCTGTACAATCTAACGGAAGGTTTCGAAGAAGAGGTAAAGATTAATTGGCTGTACAATCTAACGGAAGGTTCCGAAGAAGAGGTAAAGATTAATTGGCTGTACAATCTAACGGAAGGTTTCGAAGAAGAGGTAAAGATTAATTGGCTGTACAATCTAACGGAAGGTTCCGAAGAAGAGGTAAAGATTAATTGCCTGTACAATCTAACGGAAGGTTTCGAAGAAGAGGTAAAGATTAATTGGCTGTACAATCTAACGGAAGGTTCCGAAGAAGAGGTAAAGATTAATTGCCTGTACAATCTAACGGAAGGTTTCGAAGAAGAG